Proteins found in one Bicyclus anynana chromosome 26, ilBicAnyn1.1, whole genome shotgun sequence genomic segment:
- the LOC112045817 gene encoding uncharacterized protein LOC112045817, translating to MDVLAEFIADFVRARQLNIAVAALLTLGYLVYQYRGLLVKAQDTIDDGDDLLMKNRSSCRMSRSRSRSAHSRSRSRDRRNYDKSRRNKKNHRCANCSHYNCDDVYERGPR from the exons ATGGACGTCTTGGCGGAATTCATTGCGGACTTCGTGCGAGCGAGGCAGCTGAATATAGCG GTAGCGGCACTACTGACGCTGGGGTACCTGGTGTACCAGTACCGGGGACTGCTGGTCAAGGCGCAGGACACCATTGACGATGGAGACGACCTTCTGATGAAGAATCGCTCCAGCTGCCGGATGTCGAGATCACGATCCAG GTCGGCTCATTCGCGTTCGCGCTCGAGGGACCGCAGGAACTATGACAAGAGCCGACGGAACAAGAAGAACCATCGCTGCGCCAACTGCAGCCACTACAACTGCGACGATGTATATGAGAGGGGCCCTCGTTAG
- the LOC112045816 gene encoding uncharacterized protein LOC112045816, translating into MHITSVFILVLFFHENLTFSWMSVLQDPKIVNSTTEIQKEIITTTSPAPSIKCQTAKNVTGLCVLRQNCDYGATNIDLTLYAPRWYKIPCKPDEVCCPDKYILVQTQAHQPSLSDDYFQLDDDY; encoded by the exons ATGCATATAACAAGCGTATT tattttagtattatttttccACGAAAATCTAACATTTTCATGGATGTCTGTGCTTCAAGATCCCAAGATTGTAAACTCTACCACAGAAATACAGAAAGAAATTATTACAA CAACGTCACCAGCGCCCTCTATAAAATGTCAAACGGCCAAAAACGTGACAGGGCTGTGCGTTTTGCGGCAAAACTGTGACTACGGCGCCACCAACATAGACCTAACTCTGTACGCGCCTCGCTGGTACAAAAt ACCGTGTAAGCCGGATGAAGTATGCTGCCCGGACAAATACATCCTAGTGCAGACTCAGGCGCATCAACCCAGTCTTTCTGACGACTACTTTCAacttgatgatgattattag
- the LOC112045807 gene encoding uncharacterized protein LOC112045807: MANADPVDIVAINSDDDDDPVTDKPIIQLFKRLIDNDNKQNTVLTNAQIVDILDKEFAINLWDIHELEGEIYLTIVKKYLKDWPEWDNFDRNINSLKARRNKSVLDEMLETNYVNLKKYLTETLERAKVLAKSTVDKLVEDKANESKGCSSKTDNIVLEIKCSRNQLNQLFFRRPNPALNDSIFNGAEPEPTQIKLNTLPLEAILNWWDVRISILKGTTVFYDRSTAHQLNHTLINKNLMARFNPLKTLPQEIQTARSNKGILTPLEQYIATVQVLMKENPSLIPLLKFVRKDLRLMPEKVLLRLTYRRYTNKYPYIRYLYTEVKNPDINSRIYDLQLEETVSPMYRVFLGSPSITNPTIEVGCTPCQRKFIGTDLMEQLKAHFEEWHANEPDWKCTNCGKTFPMPTLASTWWTHKC, translated from the exons ATGGCAAATGCAGATCCGGTAGACATCGTTGCTATAAATTCGGACGATGACGACGATCCAGTCACAG ACAAGCCAATCATACAACTCTTTAAACGGTTGATTGACAACGACAACAAGCAAAACACTGTTCTTACAAATGCCCAAATAGTTGACATACTCGACAAAGAGTTTGCTATCAACCTGTGGGACATCCACGAGCTGGAAGGTGAAATCTATCTTACCATAGTGAAGAAATACTTAAAAGACTGGCCAGAATGGGACAACTTTGACAGAAACATCAACTCACTGAAAGCCCGGCGCAATAAGAGTGTCTTAGACGAAATGTTAGAAACAAATTATGTCAaccttaaaaaatatctaacGGAAACTTTGGAACGGGCTAAGGTTTTGGCTAAAAGCACTGTCGATAAACTAGTTGAAGACAAAGCGAACGAATCTAAAGGCTGTAGCAGTAAGACTGACAATATTGTTCTAGAAATTAAATGCTCTAGGAATCAGCTTAACCAACTGTTTTTCAGGCGACCGAATCCAGCGTTGAACGATTCAATTTTCAATGGAGCAGAACCAGAGCCAACACAAATAAAACTGAACACATTACCATTAGAAGCAATACTGAATTGGTGGGACGTTAGAATATCCATATTAAAAGGCACGACAGTCTTCTATGATCGTTCAACGGCTCACCAATTAAACCATACGCTCATCAACAAAAACCTAATGGCTCGATTCAACCCTCTAAAAACTCTGCCTCAAGAAATCCAAACCGCTCGCTCTAACAAAGGGATACTAACACCTTTGGAACAGTATATCGCTACCGTTCAAGTGTTGATGAAAGAAAATCCGTCTTTAATCCCATTACTCAAATTCGTGAGGAAAGATTTGCGGTTGATGCCAGAGAAAGTTCTACTCAGGTTGACGTACCGTCGATACACAAACAAGTATCCATATATTAGATATTTGTATACGGAAGTCAAAAATCCAGATATAAATTCAAGGATATACGATTTGCAGTTGGAGGAAACAGTGTCACCCATGTACAGGGTGTTCTTAGGGTCTCCGTCGATAACTAATCCCACTATAGAGGTGGGTTGTACACCGTGCCAGCGCAAATTCATTGGCACGGATTTGATGGAACAACTGAAAGCACATTTCGAGGAATGGCATGCCAATGAACCTGATTGGAAGTGTACTAACTGTGGCAAAACTTTCCCCATGCCAACGCTTGCCAGTACTTGGTGGACTCATAAATGTTAA